A window of Juglans regia cultivar Chandler chromosome 7, Walnut 2.0, whole genome shotgun sequence contains these coding sequences:
- the LOC109020807 gene encoding patatin-like protein 2 yields the protein MADSGGLSLADEELFAMKLSSLILIRMESTTGLRKGNMVTVLSIDGGGIRGIIPGTLLGFLESKLQAMDRPDARIADYFDVIAGTSTGGLVATMLTTPNNNDNRPLYAAKDITNFYLEHSPKIFPQHSSRKSFVDSIKSMFGQAEGPKYDGEYLRLLTNGLLGDLTLKQTLKNVVIPTFDIKLLQPVIFSRTDAKLNDLKNARLADVCIGTSAAPTFLPAHYFETKDAEGNSRDFNLIDGGVAANNPTMMAISQIWKEILMQNTDDDRIKPLEHSKRMLVLSLGTGAAKHTQKYSAAATSKWGLRDWLYDNGATPLLDVYGDASSDMVDFHVSTLFQALDCKNNYLRIQDDKLTGEESTLDIATSENLQRLVEIGKELLKKTVSRVNLDTGNFEEIKGGSSNEEALAYFAELLVEEKKFRQNQ from the exons ATGGCTGATTCGGGTGGACTGAGCTTAGCTGATGAGGAGTTATTCGCTATG AAGCTAAGCTCTTTAATTTTGATCCGAATGGAGAGTACTACTGGTCTTAGAAAGGGAAATATGGTGACTGTGTTGAGCATTGATGGAGGTGGCATCAGAGGGATAATTCCGGGCACCCTCCTCGGTTTTCTTGAATCTAAGCTTCAG GCAATGGATAGACCCGATGCAAGAATTGCAGATTATTTCGACGTAATTGCAGGAACAAGCACAGGTGGGCTAGTCGCCACCATGCTTACTACTCCCAACAATAATGACAACCGTCCACTCTATGCTGCAAAGGACATCACCAACTTCTATTTAGAGCACTCTCCCAAGATTTTTCCCCAGCACAG CAGTCGGAAAAGCTTTGTGGATTCAATAAAAAGCATGTTTGGTCAAGCAGAAGGGCCAAAGTACGACGGGGAGTACCTGCGGTTATTGACAAACGGGCTACTTGGCGACTTAACTTTGAAACAGACCCTGAAAAACGTGGTCATCCCGACCTTCGATATCAAGCTCCTTCAACCAGTAATCTTTTCGAGAACCGAT GCAAAACTGAATGATTTGAAGAACGCTAGGCTAGCAGATGTTTGCATTGGCACCTCAGCAGCACCCACTTTTCTTCCAGCACACTACTTCGAGACAAAGGATGCCGAGGGAAACAGTCGTGATTTCAATCTCATTGACGGCGGGGTTGCTGCAAACAATCCT ACTATGATGGCCATAAGCCagatttggaaagaaattcTGATGCAAAACACTGATGATGATCGTATAAAACCATTGGAGCACAGCAAGAGAATGCTGGTTCTATCATTGGGCACGGGTGCAGCCAAGCATACACAGAAATACAGTGCAGCCGCAACCTCCAAATGGGGTTTGCGTGATTGGTTGTACGACAACGGTGCCACACCATTGCTTGATGTTTACGGAGATGCAAGTTCTGATATGGTTGACTTTCACGTCTCCACCCTCTTCCAAGCCCTCGATTGTAAGAACAATTACCTTCGTATTCAG GATGACAAGTTAACAGGAGAGGAATCGACTCTTGACATTGCAACCTCGGAGAATCTGCAAAGGCTGGTGGAGATTGGAAAGGAGCTATTGAAGAAGACAGTGTCAAGAGTGAATTTGGATACCGGCAACTTCGAGGAAATTAAGGGTGGGAGTTCTAATGAAGAAGCACTTGCCTATTTTGCCGAGCTGCTcgtggaagaaaagaaatttagGCAAAACCAATGA
- the LOC118349014 gene encoding probable 2-carboxy-D-arabinitol-1-phosphatase codes for MIVLRIWRTATPPLLSSPFTSSQPIHPPPPNLTFPLAKISLGFNGARSLTFTRRRTNHQPRTANSYMAEVDSSVVNPTNAEIIVVRHGETDWNADGRIQGHLDVELNDAGRQQAAAVADRLSREPSISVVYSSDLKRALETAQIIAASCGGLEVSIEKLLS; via the exons ATGATCGTACTGCGCATCTGGCGCACTGCAACTCCGCCACTCCTGTCTTCTCCATTTACTTCTTCACAGCCAATACACCCCCCACCTCCAAACTTGACATTTCCCCTAGCTAAAATCTCTCTCGGATTTAACGGTGCACGCAGCTTAACCTTCACTCGTCGTCGCACAAATCATCAACCAAGAACGGCCAATTCCTACATGGCCGAGGTCGATTCTAG CGTCGTAAATCCAACTAATGCCGAGATAATTGTGGTGCGTCACGGTGAAACAGACTGGAATGCCGATGGAAGAATTCAg GGACATCTGGATGTTGAACTAAATGATGCTGGAAGACAACAAGCAGCTGCT GTGGCTGACAGACTATCCAGGGAGCCTAGCATCTCTGTTGTATACTCTTCTGACTTGAAACGAGCTCTCGAAACTGCACAGATAATTGCGGCCAGCTGTGGTGGGCTAGAGGTAAGCATCGAGAAATTACTTTCTTga